GTCGCGGCATTCCTGTCCACCCTCGAGCCTGTGCACGTTGTTCGAAGCCATGGGCTGGAACTGGCCCGGGTTTACGATATGAGAAAAGCTCCTGTGCCCGAATTTCTGACGTATGATCCCAAGTCGGGAGCTATCTTCGACGACAGGATCATATTGCGCGGGCATCGCCTCGAGAAACCGGTCATGATGTCAGGCGATACCCAGCAAGTTACGCTTGTGATCGATCCGATAGGCGTTTTACTTGAAGACCTTGATACGCTGGTGCAGGTGGAGGGACCGGATGGCACGGTATTGTGGCACAGCAGAAGCCGTCCGGCCAATGCAGGTGCCGGCACCGCCCCCCTGCGGCGGAGGATAGAGCACGTGGTAGAGCTGGTTGTTCCCGATGACGCGTCGCCCGGACAGTTTGCCGTGACTCTTGCCTTTGAAGATCCTCTGACCGGCCAATCGCTGCCGTTGAACCGTGGACATGGCGAAGCTATCGGCGATGAAGGCCACCACGCAGTGGCCTGGATTCAGGTGCAGAGGCCAGAAACCTACCAACTGGACGCCCGGTGGGAGCAGGTTCAGTTGAACAGCCTGCGACATCAGCCGGATCTAAGACCAGGCGAGACGCTGCTGGCAGAGCTGTCTGCGACGGGTCAGGTCGATGGGTCGTTGCAGGTTTCTGTGCGCCTGGTCGATTCTGAGGGAAGGATCGAGTCGTTACACGACCAGCCACTGACCGCTTCGATGGATTTCCCCTTGAGTCTGCCTGTCGATGCAGAACCAGGGGTCTATACGGTGGCCGTCGTCGTCTACGACCGGGAGACGCTGGCGCCGCATCCTGATTTGACCGGTCGCCTCAGCACCCCGTTGACAACCGTACTGGTTCACCCCGATAGTTAATGACTCTCGATGCAGTGATGTTCGATTTCTGGTGCAGCTGCCTCCGCTACTTTGCTTGGATGCATCTTTGCTTTGTCGCCCAGTGCTTCTTCTGGTATAATCTCGGCTTGTGCCATTTGGTACAAATTTATCCAAGGAGAAGAAGATGCTTCACGAACCAGCAGATACTCCCGCAGAAAAGGACTACGCCATAGCCTACAAGACCCGGCTGGGCGTTCAGATGTTCATTGCGTATGCCCTATTCTACGCCGGCTTTGTCTTGATCAACATCATCAAACCTGTGTTGATGGAAAAGGAGGTCATTTTTGGCCTGAACCTGGCAGTTGTTTACGGTTTTGGACTGATCATCCTGTCCCTGATCATGGCCTTGATCTACAACGCCCTGTGCATCAAAAAGGAAAAAGCCCTGAACGGTACCAGCGCGCAAGGGAAGGTCGAATAGAATGGATGTCCTACCCGTTATCATATTCCTGTTCTTTGTAGGGCTTGTACTGGGATTGTCATTCTATTTCGCTCGCAAGGCAAAAACATCCAGCGGCTACTTCGCGGCCGGGGGCAAGATTCACTGGTCCGTCAACGGGATTGCCTTTGCCGGTGATTATCTATCTGCAGCCTCCTTTCTGGGGATCTGCGGCATGATTGCCACACTGGGTTATGATGGCTTTCTCTACTCCATTGGATATCTGGCTGGATGGATAGTTGCCTTGTTTGTCGTTGCCGAACCGATGAAACGACTTGGCAAATACACATTTGCCGATGCCCTGGATGCCAGGTTCAGTTCACGCGGAGTTCGGCTGGCAGCTGCAATCAGCACTTTGGTTGTCTCCCTCTTTTATCTGATTCCACAGATGGTTGGTGCCGGCGTATTGGTGACACCACTCTTTGGCCTGCCCCATGCTGCCGGCGTCATTATGGTGGGGGCCATTGTGATCATAATCGTAGCTACCGCCGGGATGACCTCGACCACCTATGTGCAGTTCCTAAAAGGTGGATTGCTGATCGTTTTCTCGTCCATCCTGGTGGCCGTTGTCCTCATACGTGGCCTTTCGACCACGCCAGATCAGGGGGGCAAAGAGCCCTTCTACGAGTATCAAACGCTAACGGTGCAAGGTCAAGGGGATCAATTATCAATCCAGGAAGGCGACTATCAAGTTGTCAGCCAACATGACTACAAGGGGACTGCTTTTGTATCGTTGGCAGATGCTGATGGGCAAGTCAGCTGGTGGAAGGCTGAAACTGACGAGAACGGCGGCACCAAGCTGCACGAAACCCAATACGTCTCTGTGAAACCAGATGGCAGAGAGTGGATCAATGGCGCCCCTGCGTCAGACGAAAATCATCTGAGGCAAGTGGGCAACTTGAGCACGATTGCGGGTCAGAGTGGCCCGGAAGCCGATACCAGCGGCGTAGGGATTTTCAAATTCCTGTCGCTGATCAGTTCAGAAGACAGCACCATCAATATGTGGAGAAAAACATCCTTCGAAGCAGACGGCGAAAGCCTTACCATCTATTATTCAGAACAGACGAGCGGCAACAAGTTCATGCGGCCCGGTTTGAAATTCAAGGTCGAAGGATCTTTTGTCGAGAGAATCGACTTTGTCTCCCTGATGCTGGCATTGTTCCTGGGCACTGCTGCTTTGCCCCATATTCTGATCCGTTACTACACGGTTCCCGACCCGGCCTCGGCTCGTAAGTCAACTATCGTAGCGATCGCTGCTATCGGCTTCTTTTATATCCTGACCCTCTTTATGGGGCTGGGGGCGATGGCCAATGGTGTGCTCAACCCCGCCGATAGCAACATGTCGGCCCCGCTGCTGGCTAGATCCTTTGGGACCTTACTTTTTGCGATCATCTCGGCCATCGCTTTTGCGACCGTATTGGGCACTGTCAGTGGCTTGATCGTAGCTGCTTCCGGCGCGGTCGCCCACGATATTATGGATATGTTTCTCAACATCAAGATGACCGACCGACAAAAAGTATTGGCCGGTAGAATCACTGCCGTCGGGGTAGGCATTATTGCCATTATCCTGGGTATCCTGTTCGAAGGCATGAACGTCTCCTTCCTGGTCGGCTGGGCCTTTGCCGTGGCAGCCTCGGCAAACTTCCCCGCCATCGTCATGGTGCTGTTTTGGCAGAAAACTACCGCACAAGGCGTGGTTGCCTCAGTCTTTTCCGGGATCATCGCAGCCCTGGGCATCATTCTGCTCTCCCCGGATATGTTCGTCCGCTATGGCCTGGACCCTGCCAGTGCGCCGCTGAATTTCAGTCAACCCGGCTTGGTCTCGATCCCCATCAGTTTCATGGTTTTGGTCGTTGTCTCACTGGCGACACAAAAATCAAAGATACCGGAGGCTACTGTCGCCGCATAGGCGAGCGGTATTTACCGGCACCCAGAACCGAAATTGCTGGCAGGGACCAACCTGGCCGATGTGGGCTGGCAGCTGCAGCCCGAGACGGGCCGGCTTGTGGCGTTGGCGGCCATCGACAACCTGGGCAAGGGCGCCGCCGGCAACGCCGTGCAGTGCCTGAATCTGATAATGAGCTGGCCGGAGACAACCGGTCTCGGGTTCAGCGGTTTGCACCCGGTGTAGAAAGGATTTTTTATGAGCACGCTCATTGTGAAAGTAGGCGGCAGCCAGGGTGTGGACCTGGAGGCTGTCTGCGACGATGTGGCCGATCTGGTGGCAGCCGGCCGGGCAGCTCATCACCTGCCCGGAGGTCTTCTACAACGACCAGTGAAATCAGCTTCTGGCCAGATTGGCCGCCGCGGCGCCGGACGACCTGGATCGGGCATTCCTGTGCAACTCGGGCGCTGAGGCTATCGAGGCTGCCATCAGAAGGACGCCAGCATTGCTCTTGACACCGGCATCGATGGCCTGGATGTGGCAACGGCCATGTGTCTTCACAACTATCAGGAAATCAATCCTTTTCAGGGAGAGCTCGGCTGGCTTGCCTGTGTCCCCTCTCATGCCGGGCAAGGGTTGGGATTGACCGTCTCCGCGGCTGTGACTGCCAGGTTTATCGATGCGGGATACCGAAATATCCGCCTGTACAGCGAAGATTTCCGCCTGGCGGCGTTGAAGACCTATTTGAAGCTTGGTTATCTGCCAGTGCTTTATACGCTTGAGATGCCGGGACGCTGGCAGGCCATCTGCGAGCAATTGAACTGGCCGTATGCGCCAAAGACGTGGCAATCCCACGGCGGGAGACCGGCCTGACGACTAACGCACCAGGTCCAGCAAGCGCGTCCGCAGGCCGGCCGGTGGGCTGACCACTATTGCCGAGCGGTAGAGTTGTTCGAAGCGGGGCAGATCGCACTGGGCCAGCGCGGCCTGGTAGGCCAGGTCGGGAGGCAGAAGCGAGTGGAAGCGCCCGAGCTCCAGGTAGGGTTGGAGACGCGGCATCAGCCGTTGCGCCTCCTGGTGTGCCAGGTTCTGGCTCCAGGGTTGCAGTCCAGACAGGCCTGCGGGCAGGCGCAGGCAGTGCTCGTTGAGCCGGGTGACCCATGGCCCGTCGCCGTTTGGCGCCAGTTCGTCTTGCAGCATCGCGCCCAACAACGCGCCGTAAAGATCACCCCAGAAGTGAAAGAGCACCGCACTCTTCTCATCGTGCACCAGCGCCAACTGGCCGGGCGTCATCCCGAGGTACGCACCTACAGCCTGGCTGACATCCAGCGGCACTGCGAAGGGCGCGGGCAGGAAGCGTAACGTCTCCTCCGCAGGTTGGCCCGGGGCAGGGCGCACGCCCATGCGATAGCGGTCGCGCCACACGACCTCCAGCACCCGGCCACCCATCAGAAATCTCTCCCCCTTGCTGCGCATCCGCCCGGTCTGGGCGATGGTGCGTCCGCTGAAGGCATCGACGACCAGCATTGCCAACGGGTCGGCACCGATGTTGCTGTATATCTCGTGCGCGTCGGCCAGCTCGTGCAGACGTTGCGCTGGCCGCCACTCCCCCAGGCCGCCTTTCCGCAGGAAACCGATCGCCGTCAGGTGGTCGAGGATACGCCTCAACGCCTCGTCAGCGACTGAAACCGGTGCGATCTGCAACAGATCGGCCAGCCGGATGCCGCCCGTTGGGCTTTGCTTGAGTATGCTGAACACTTGCTGGACAAGGACGGAGGGCCGGAAGGAGCTGGATGGGGGTCGAAGACTGGGCAGCGTCGCAGGAGAGAAGGCTGGCTCGCCACTGGCCTCGACCAGATCGACGAGGGCGGCGAAGCGGACCTGTTCGAGCGCCGTGCGAGGCAGGCAGAGAACCTGGGTTACGCCTGTGCGCCGCCCGCCGCGGCCAATGCGCTGCAGGAAGGAGATCAAGGTCGGCGGCGGGCCGACCAGCGCTACGTCGTCGATGCTGCCGATGTCGATGCCAAGCTCCAGGGTCGAACTGGCCACGCAGATCGCCACGCTGGCCTGGGCAAAGCCCTCTTCCACCTCACGCCGCAGAGCCGGGTCCAGGTTGGAATAGTGGACGAAGACCGTTGCCTCGTAGGGCAGGTGTTGGCGCAGGTAGGCAGCTACCTGTTCCACCTCGTTGCGGGTGTTGCAGAAGATCAACGTTTTGCGGATGCCAAGCCGCTCTCCGGCGCGCTGGGCCAGCTCAGTCACCAGGTCGTCAAGGCCGTGCATTGGTTGAAGCTCGGCCTCGATGCGGCGGCTGCCGCCGGCCTCGACCAGCTTGACATCTCCCACCTCCTCATCGGCCAGGTAGCGGCTGGCGGCCCCTGCGGGATCGGGGATGGTGGCCGAGAGGGCGATGCGCTGCCAGGGAACCGGGGGATCGATCCCCGCCTCTTGCTGGCTGTGACGGCGGATACTTTCGATGCGGCGCAGCAGGCAGCGAAGGTGGTCGCCACGCACGCTGCGATCGAAGAGGTGGATCTCGTCCAGAACGATGGCGCTCAGCGGAGCCAGCAGGCGCGGGGCACGGGTCAACAGCGAGTCGGTGGATTCGGGAGTTGTGATCAGCACCGTGGGCGGCCGACTGATGGAGACCGGGCCGGTGTCGCCGCTCTTCATACCCAGGGCAACGCCCAATTGGGCAAGTGGCGCAGCCAGCCGCTCGTAGAGATCGCGAACCAGGGCGCGGGTGGGACAGATGTAGAGGATGCGCTGCTCAGGCCCGCTGCTGCGCGGGGCCTCAGGACCCAGCACGTGCCGCTCCAGCAGCGGCGCGATCACCGCCTCTGTCTTGCCCGAAGCGGTGGGCGCGACGACAAGGGTGTTGTGCCCTGCGAGAATGAGGGGAATTGCCTGTTGCTGAACGGGGGTCAGACTGCCGTGGCGGGCGAAGAAGGGCGACCAGGTATGGGGTAGTTGGACCTTGATCTGGTCGGGGTCGCTCATCGCATCTGTTGGCGCAACTCGTCCAGCAAGGCCGCCACTTCGTATTCGGGGTAGAGATACAGCAGGTCGAACAGCTCCACGGTCAGCCGCACCGCGCGGCGGATGCTGAGCCGCCCGTTGCGCATGCCCAGGGCGAGGTGCTCGGCCGCGGCTCGCCGCACCTGCCGTTGGCGCTTGCCAACTTCATAGCTGTAGGCCTGGCCGTGGTAGCCCATCACCTGCTGCATGAACTGTCCGATCTCCTGGGCCGAATGGTGGGGTTCCAGGTTCAACACCTGTCCATCGTCCAGCCAGGCCTCCAGCGGCAGGCGATTCTCGCTGCGGGTGATGGTGAACAGGAAAAAGAGGGATTGCCGGCTGGTGTAGGCAGGAGGGTAGTGACGCCAGCGATGCTGAGGCAGCATGTCGGGGCTGATGCGCGTCTGGCGCCCTTGCAGCGCAGCATAGATCACGGCGCTGAAGAACTTGTCGGCCTTGGGGCGCTGGTATGCTCGCAACAGCGAGTAGCTCTCGGCCTCATCGATCAGCACGCACAGGCCACTGTAGCCGGCCTGCCGGGCTAACACACTGACGCCGCTGAGCAGATAGGCGATCTGCCGCGCGTTGTGGCCGATTCGGTAAATGCTGGGAAATTTGACCCCCCGCGGTTTGGCCCTGTTCATGATCTGGGTTCGCCGGCCACCCATCAGCCACTCCCGCCAGGCTTTGCGCTGGCGGGAGGAAGATGTGCTTTGCATGGCATACAATCCCACGTCCAGCGGATCATTGGCCTGGGAGGTGGCCGCCCACAATTGTTCGCGCCAGCCCGGCGTGGCGATGGCCTTATCGACCAGGTGCTCCAGGCCGCGCTCGTCGCTGTCCGGATAGCGCAGCCCATGCATAAGGTTGCTGTAGATGGCGATGCTACGGTGAGCCGGCGTCTCGCCCAGGTCCAGGCTGGTGGCTGC
Above is a window of Chloroflexota bacterium DNA encoding:
- a CDS encoding BREX system ATP-binding domain-containing protein, translating into MVDARSIGASVEHPQYGRGTIMAIYRNGSDWLVRFDSGLRFRRPRREFVGEQEVLLAPAAPMPLLDAQPMPPGQYQTRQLLEALRVGVAPAQHIKELTIGLESERASLAKGLVATHQAGGEVRAVIGEYGFGKTHLVELTAQEALEHNFLVAATSLDLGETPAHRSIAIYSNLMHGLRYPDSDERGLEHLVDKAIATPGWREQLWAATSQANDPLDVGLYAMQSTSSSRQRKAWREWLMGGRRTQIMNRAKPRGVKFPSIYRIGHNARQIAYLLSGVSVLARQAGYSGLCVLIDEAESYSLLRAYQRPKADKFFSAVIYAALQGRQTRISPDMLPQHRWRHYPPAYTSRQSLFFLFTITRSENRLPLEAWLDDGQVLNLEPHHSAQEIGQFMQQVMGYHGQAYSYEVGKRQRQVRRAAAEHLALGMRNGRLSIRRAVRLTVELFDLLYLYPEYEVAALLDELRQQMR
- a CDS encoding DEAD/DEAH box helicase, yielding MSDPDQIKVQLPHTWSPFFARHGSLTPVQQQAIPLILAGHNTLVVAPTASGKTEAVIAPLLERHVLGPEAPRSSGPEQRILYICPTRALVRDLYERLAAPLAQLGVALGMKSGDTGPVSISRPPTVLITTPESTDSLLTRAPRLLAPLSAIVLDEIHLFDRSVRGDHLRCLLRRIESIRRHSQQEAGIDPPVPWQRIALSATIPDPAGAASRYLADEEVGDVKLVEAGGSRRIEAELQPMHGLDDLVTELAQRAGERLGIRKTLIFCNTRNEVEQVAAYLRQHLPYEATVFVHYSNLDPALRREVEEGFAQASVAICVASSTLELGIDIGSIDDVALVGPPPTLISFLQRIGRGGRRTGVTQVLCLPRTALEQVRFAALVDLVEASGEPAFSPATLPSLRPPSSSFRPSVLVQQVFSILKQSPTGGIRLADLLQIAPVSVADEALRRILDHLTAIGFLRKGGLGEWRPAQRLHELADAHEIYSNIGADPLAMLVVDAFSGRTIAQTGRMRSKGERFLMGGRVLEVVWRDRYRMGVRPAPGQPAEETLRFLPAPFAVPLDVSQAVGAYLGMTPGQLALVHDEKSAVLFHFWGDLYGALLGAMLQDELAPNGDGPWVTRLNEHCLRLPAGLSGLQPWSQNLAHQEAQRLMPRLQPYLELGRFHSLLPPDLAYQAALAQCDLPRFEQLYRSAIVVSPPAGLRTRLLDLVR
- a CDS encoding DUF485 domain-containing protein — translated: MLHEPADTPAEKDYAIAYKTRLGVQMFIAYALFYAGFVLINIIKPVLMEKEVIFGLNLAVVYGFGLIILSLIMALIYNALCIKKEKALNGTSAQGKVE
- a CDS encoding cation acetate symporter, giving the protein MDVLPVIIFLFFVGLVLGLSFYFARKAKTSSGYFAAGGKIHWSVNGIAFAGDYLSAASFLGICGMIATLGYDGFLYSIGYLAGWIVALFVVAEPMKRLGKYTFADALDARFSSRGVRLAAAISTLVVSLFYLIPQMVGAGVLVTPLFGLPHAAGVIMVGAIVIIIVATAGMTSTTYVQFLKGGLLIVFSSILVAVVLIRGLSTTPDQGGKEPFYEYQTLTVQGQGDQLSIQEGDYQVVSQHDYKGTAFVSLADADGQVSWWKAETDENGGTKLHETQYVSVKPDGREWINGAPASDENHLRQVGNLSTIAGQSGPEADTSGVGIFKFLSLISSEDSTINMWRKTSFEADGESLTIYYSEQTSGNKFMRPGLKFKVEGSFVERIDFVSLMLALFLGTAALPHILIRYYTVPDPASARKSTIVAIAAIGFFYILTLFMGLGAMANGVLNPADSNMSAPLLARSFGTLLFAIISAIAFATVLGTVSGLIVAASGAVAHDIMDMFLNIKMTDRQKVLAGRITAVGVGIIAIILGILFEGMNVSFLVGWAFAVAASANFPAIVMVLFWQKTTAQGVVASVFSGIIAALGIILLSPDMFVRYGLDPASAPLNFSQPGLVSIPISFMVLVVVSLATQKSKIPEATVAA